ACTGGGAATCGTGGGTGCCGTAGAGCTTCTCATAGAAATACAAAAACGTATCGCCCACTTCCTACAACAATTCAATTCCATAAACAGAAAGCAGGAACATAAAGGTTTCAGTCGTCCGAAGAAGTCAGAAAAAGTCAATGGAAGTCCTCCTTCTACGTTCGGACGGGTAGGCTTTGCAGGAAGAAGAACAATAGCTGCACGGAGTACGGTAGAATTCCCTGGTACGGTCATTCGGGAAGTCCCTCCGAGGACGACTCCCATACAATTCTTGCGAGAGCTGGAGAAGCGTCTACGGGTAAAGCACCGTATCCATATAACAGCTTGCCACCTACGCTCCGCCATCCATTCAAACTTGAGGAACCTAGGTAATAGTATCCCGATCAAAGAGCTGACGAAGGGGATGAGCCAAAGAGGGAGTCTACTGGACGGGGTTCAACTAGCGGAGACTATGTTCAGAGCTGGAGTCAGAAGTCCCCAAGTGAGCGTATTATGGGGGACCGTCAAGCACATCCGGCAAGGAGAAAGGGGGATTGAGTTCTTGCATAGCTCAGGTCGTAGCAAGGCGCCATCGGACGTTCAACAGGCAGTTTCACGATCGGGCATGAGTGCCCGGAAGTTGTCATTGTATACTCCCGCGGGTCGGAAGGCTAAGGGGGAAGGAGGAGGACACTGGGCGGGATCTATCAGCAGCGAATTCCCCATACATCTCGAGGCGCCTATCAAAAAGATACTCCGAAGGCTGAGGGATCGAGGTATCATTAGCCGAAGAAGACCCTGGCCAATCCACGTGGCCTGCTTGACGAACGTCAGCGACGGAGACATCGTAAATTGGTCCGCGGGCATCGCTATAAGTCTTCTGTCCTACTACAGGTGCTGCGACAACCTTTACCAAGTCCGAAGGATTGTCGACCACCAGATCCGCTGGTCTGCAATATTCACCCTAGCCCACAAGCACAAATCCTCGGCGCGGAATATAATCCCAAAGTACTCCAAAGACCCAAATATAGTCAATCAAGAAGGTGGTCAGACTGAAGCGGAGTTCCCCAACAGCATAGAGCTTGGGAAGCTCGGACCAAGGCATCCTTAATCTTGTCTCTTTCTGACCTAGACCTCACTAGTCGTTGACTGACGTAGTGGTTTTTTCTATTAGTTGCGATGGGAACAGGCCTTTACTTATTCGATTTCTTGAGTAGGCTTGCCTTAGTTGTCTGCTATAAGATAGCTAGTAAAGGGGCTAGAGACATCAAACCCGGCTTGGCTTCGCTATCGCTCATGACTTCTATTCTAGTCCTAGTCTTGTAGTCGGCCTGGAATGCCTTTGTAGTCTTTCTAATGCTAATGCCTTCAATTCCGATTCCTTCATTCATTTTCTTTTAGTTGCGGTAGCTCCCGCGCCAGCAAGATAGAGACGGCGAAGCCAAAGCAATACTAAACGAGCAGCCGCCCTAAGGAGACTCGAGGTCAAGCCTAAACGTCCTTATTTCAAACTAAAGCGCTAACGAGCAAGAAAAGGCCCCTTCCTATATCTTCCTCTAGGCGTCGGCGCCCTTTACTAAACTAATATTCTTAGAATATCTCGCCCCTCTCCTTACAGTCGAGCGGCTTTCGCCCCTCTAAACTCAGTCTCACCTTTCTTGCACTTGCACTCCTTCTCCTTGGCATTGGAAGTCTCTTCGCCCCTCTCCCTACGGTCGAGTCTCTTCGCCCCTCTCCCTACGGTCGAGTCTCTTCGCCCCTCTCTCTCTCCCGCGAAACTAATAAACTAATAAGAGGCTAAAGAAGGAAAGC
This DNA window, taken from Cucumis sativus mitochondrion chromosome 1, complete sequence, encodes the following:
- the matR gene encoding maturase (start codon not determined): RKKSGSKFRPLTVVRPIEKIIQEAIRMVLSSIYDPEFADTSHFHSGRGRHSALRRIKEEWGTSRWFLEFDIRKSFHTIDRHRLISIFKEEIDDPKFFYSMNQVFSVGRLVGGEKGPYYSVPHSVLLSALAGKIYLHKLDQEIGRIRQKYSIPLVQRIRSVLLRTGRIDDQENSGEEASFNAPQDYRALIMGRVKSFQRKAAFHSLLSSWHTPHTSTTRLRGDQKRPFLFPPSSYLAAFLNKPSSLLCAAFLIEGTGLTPQAEFYGREGCNKKLAMRDLFQYCKRKGLLIELGGEAILVIRSERGLARKQAPLKTHYLIRISYARYADDLLLGIVGAVELLIEIQKRIAHFLQQFNSINRKQEHKGFSRPKKSEKVNGSPPSTFGRVGFAGRRTIAARSTVEFPGTVIREVPPRTTPIQFLRELEKRLRVKHRIHITACHLRSAIHSNLRNLGNSIPIKELTKGMSQRGSLLDGVQLAETMFRAGVRSPQVSVLWGTVKHIRQGERGIEFLHSSGRSKAPSDVQQAVSRSGMSARKLSLYTPAGRKAKGEGGGHWAGSISSEFPIHLEAPIKKILRRLRDRGIISRRRPWPIHVACLTNVSDGDIVNWSAGIAISLLSYYRCCDNLYQVRRIVDHQIRWSAIFTLAHKHKSSARNIIPKYSKDPNIVNQEGGQTEAEFPNSIELGKLGPRHP